TTTGGGGAAATTTAGTGTAAGTGTTctgatgcaatttttttttttataaagacagCAATTGTTTTGTAATAAATTTACACTCTTGTCTATTTCATTAATTTAGAATGTGGATGTTCTTATTTTAGATTTCCTTCGGTCTTTTTTGTCATCCATACTATTTGAAACTTCTATCGATCATTTACTTCcatacatttttcaatttttatattcatccttttaattcaaaataacaaatatttacatCTTAAATActtcttaaaattgtatttgtttgtaatgttctgctttttattcttaattCTTAATAATGCAAATGtgtataaacatttatttatacagttatatttaaatatatgttttaaaaactttttttgttgaagCAAACTTTCTGTGATCCTCCAGAGTCCAAATCCATCTCTGACGTTCTGTGTGAAAACTCACGATCGACTTTACTACATGGTGGCACCGTCTCCAGAGGCCATGCGGATTTGGATGGATGTCATAGTGACGGGTGCAGAGGGCTACACACAGTTCATGAGCTGAGGATTTCGAGGGTGACTGGATAGAGCAAACACCCCGACTCCTGTGAGCCGATCGGGCCTACTCCCTGAAAGAGCTGAAGCCCAAAAGCACGGGAGTCTGACGGATGATGACAGAGGACCTGTCCCTTTAGAAACCTTGTGTTCTTAAAAGATGCAGGGGGTTGTGACTGAGATGTATTTATCATTTGAAACGTGCTGTGGTGGAGGACTGGCAGTGGTCCAGGACTATGACTCTTCATCCAAAAATGGGTTCAGAAATaataatgtgattttttttaaaggatttcagGGACAACATTTTCACAATTTCCTATTTTATTTAAGCTAAAGGATTTTACATCCACAAAACTGATCTATGCATGCAGTGTTAAAATTTTAGGATGTATTTCTACCATTTTTCCTGcaagtttgatattttttttcaaacaaaataatataCTACTACTATAAATATACTAATATactacaaaatactaaattttGAAATTAAGTCTAATGTAGAGGCATTGTTTACtgcaatttacatttttaaaggaaacagtatttggtgCCTAAACgcctttattaaaatgaatctaTATATCTTGtaagaatattttatttaagCAATAATTTAGTGTTCCTGCTTTAAACAAATACAGCAAATAACTTgtgctttttagaaaaaacgtGCCACGGTAGCAGTTTAATTATATTCTAAGACCACTGTGTAGATCTAATAAAGAATAAACAAAGACtcttttgttgacttttgtttGTTGGATAAATTTGTTTATGACAAACAGGTTAAACTGAACACCGTGTCTCACAAACCTTTTCCTGCTTTAATAATTAGCACTTCTCACAAACAACTCATTAGTTACAAGCTTTCTTAAAATAATCGCATAAGCTTTAATGAGATGTCGCTTTGttgaagttgttttaaaaaaaaaagacttgtctATTTAAGGAAGGAAAGTCAGGTGGTTTAGTGTGTTAACTGGCTCATTAGCCTTGAATTATCTACTGAAGTCATACCGACTATTTGTACTTCTGGGGCAGCAAAATTAATTACATCTGCTCTAGGTGGGACACATAAGAAgtggaaaaacatgaaattacgTGCAACTTAACATGCATGATTCAACATCAAGAAATCCGGACTGACACACTTGCTGTAAAATAGTTCTTATCTTTGCATGGAGCGtccttcttttcctgtttttaagttTGAGCGGTTTTCAGGATAAAGAAAGCACGCGTGCAGCCTGATAATGATGTACGACTGAGCTGCAGTGATCAGGAGAATATTTAGTAGACATGTAGGTAATCAAGAACCGACACCTTATCCCCCAACAGGTACCAATTAGATCCAGCTGCTGAAATGTTAATCCTCAATTCCCTGGTTTGGAGTTAAaagcataattaaaataaattcttcaaCATTTGTCCTTCCTCTCTTGGTTCGGGTGAAGCTTCCTCGTCACCCTCAGTACCTGCAGTCTCTGACCTTGGAAGGGATCTTCAAACATGGTCCCATTCAGTGTCTCAGAGTCCCTGGTTCTGCATGATAAACAACGCTTTAAGAGGGCAGTGTGAGCTGATTAGTGTGCTGACGAGAATGAGTGACACGCAGCCTTATTGTTGTTGAAATATTAATGAGCCGGGAGTGATGTCCCTGATCTTTCCATTGCACAAGATCCTGAGTAGGGCTTGATCTCACATATGATAGTTAGGCAGTGAATTAAAAAAGTTCTCTTGaatttgtcagggttaaagggAGATATTAGTTttgtctgaaagaaaaaaggacttGAAAACTGATGAAATGGAGACATTTCCCAGCTTAGACTGAAAGTTTAAAGCTTTGGCTGTCAAAACTTCCACTCCCACATCCTTCCCGGCGTTTCCGAGCGGGAATTTATACGTTTTCATTTCCATATGTGAGTACAAATTAATTTAAGAGATTAAAGGGGAGAAATGTTTTTGGCCCATCCCTGAACATGCTCTCCCTCCTCACATACATGCATGGCAGATGAAAGCATCTCTCGCTTAATGAATCAGACGCAGCAGCGAAAGCTCCACAAATGTTTACTGCTTTAATAAAGTCACCCTCGTTTTCTTGAGGGGAACTTGAAGTGACAGTCACTGAGTCAAAACAAGGCACACAATATACAAATCCAttagtttgtcattttttcacaCTTCATGCCAAGCACATTAATGAACTGTAAAACATAGTCAGTTGGGTTTAGTTCCAGACAGGTCACAGACAGCCACATTATCTCTGGAACTTCATTCGTTGTTTCCTCAACATTTCAGTGAACTAAGTTCAGTGGCAGACCAGCATCTTTCCCATAAGTGCCTCATAAATGCAGCCTGACATTACATCTTTACCTTTTCTGTGTCTCTTTTAAAGAATATAGCAACATTGAAAAAAGCCCCAAGAGTAATTACATGAAAATTAGATAAAAGGAGAAAGGATCTTCTGAAGgtggcctcctgctggttttccagaaatcctgccttatctgctgttgattacctgaatcaggtgtgttcatgtTGGTTGGAAATCATGTTGGACACTGGCACTCAaagcctggattctgacacctcTCATCTGAAGTGTccttaggtgtgcatgtgtgagagtGTGGGAGCGACTGtgttgccctgcgacagactggcgacctgggtgtaccccacctttcaCCCAGCAGTATCCGGGATAGGCCCTGGAAAACCAGTGACCCCgacaggaaacacaaaaaattgATTGATGTTTTGTAGATTAGATTGGATTGGATTAGATTAGAATAGATTATCATTAAATTATCAGGGTCCCTGTGCAACATTGGAAAAAAGGGCCAAACAAtaggaaaaatttaaaaaataacctaTTTTGTCAAATCTGGTTGCTTTTGTGGATAAGATATCGCTGTAAATCGCTCAAGAAGTAAGAATTTTATTACATATTCTGATATTTGCTTACTTTAAGAAAATCGTCCCCTATCTCTCCATCCCTCCTAATGAATGATACGATCATTTCATACAAATtgtaaaagaggaagaaaaaaaagaattctgatCCGGATGAAACTTGTTCTTAGTTTTCCTAACAAGGCTAACTTTTTATAGACCATTTTAATTCAACTACACACTATCAACAAGAATTGGATTGGAAAGGCTTAATAAAACAGTTCTCTGTTTGCTCTTAAAATGTTAACCCCTGTAGTTGCCATGTGTTCTATCATAAAACAATACTTTGTAGTAAATATTGTAAAtacatgctttttatttatcattttagttttttatatttgtgtcTGGTAGGACAAAGGTAGACTTGACTGACCTAAAACAATGCTATTAAGGGTTTATATGACAATACAGAAATTATTAAGGTGTTCAGCATGAAGTCAAATGTGAGTTGTGGAGCTGATGACCGCAGAAACAGTAAGATTAAAATTATCAATTTTACAAATCctgatgtagaaaataaataaaacagattgcATTGTTTCATACCAAAGAAGACTTAATTGTAGCACTAGAACGACGTATTTGTTCTTAATGTTCCATGTCCTGTAGTTTAGTATTTTGAGTTAAATTCAGTATGACAGTATTAGACCATAACGTTTTTTATCCTcatgtgtttaacatgttcaaTGAATGAAGTTGTCAAACATCAGTTTAGCTGCATTAAATGAGGTCCCTGTGTAGCCTGCAGCTATCTCAGATTTTAAAGATGCTTTTTGAGTATCTGCTGTGTCTAATGTGCACAATAAACTTGCATGTTAAGTGATGTTGTTTGGCAAAGACAGACAAATAAAGCAACAACTGAAAGCCATGTCACTTCATTCTTCTGGTTTGATAATTTCTGTACCATCGGAACCCAATTGCTCTCATAGTCAGAGAGGGTTTGATGACAGAAGAACACAAAAACTCAAAGGAACAGCAATAGTTAAGACATTTTAGTGAAAGCAGACAGCAGTTGGGGCTCTTTctgaaacaatattttaaaacaaaagctaaatATTTGGAAGGCAAACTAACTCATCCTATAATATCTGGTACTGTTTGCTGGTCATTGAATGACCAGCAAACTTGACTGAAGAGAACTGTACCAAAGGAGAAATCACCTGtggcttacttctggctccaacaaaattaTGTCAattcagtgtgtggtgtggggTGTGTGTATGAATAGAAGGGTGGGCAAAAGGGTGGGTTATTTggggtttttcttctttttttttgtatttgttgtttcatttttaaattgttaagaGTTTTTAGCTTCAACTCATAAAAAGTGTAtcttataaataaagcttgattgattgattgattgcttGATAAGTTCAGTTTGTTGAATAATAACCAAGCAAGGTCAGATTAAACTCAGACTTTGTTTCTGTTCTGCCAAATGTTAATAAGAAATGTAGacaagttttaaaatgaaaacttcaGCTGATCGCCACTTCATTtagtaaagatgaaaaaaatgaatgatgatattactatattactataattagCATACTAATGTAAAAAgtataaacatttcattttacatgCAATTAAAGCACCATCACAGAATTAACTTGGATTAAGTTACTCAGGCCCCGTCTCATAATGTAACAAAAGGTGAATaaaactttctcttttttttcatggtatTAAAGTTCTTTGAAATACTGATGGTATTGTGTTCTAGTGTATACAATCCTATTGCTGTAAGTATGACATATCACAAATGTACTTTATATCACAAATAGGTGCAATACCATTTCAACTTCAGCCTATTTTCCTTGTACAACATTGTTATAAAAGCACTTTTTGAGTTAATGGTAAAGTATGTTTCAAAAAGCTATTTGACCTGCtgtttgtgaaataaataacatttcaggTATAATggaaatatatttgtatttctttgtataATAGTTTGCATTATAGTAGGTGATGGCACAGTTGTTACGGAGAAAATTCTGAATTGGCACTTCATGTCATAAACGTTGCTGACCCCTGGTCCAGACTCATCAAAACAGTGATATGCTTTTGGAGTCTATGTCACCGTTTAGCAGGATCTGGCAGAAGTCAAAAGGCCGAAATGAAAATTGACTGTAAAGCTCAGAAGTGATAGACCtccagtctccagggttttttAGGTTCTGCACAGCAGTATCACACAGTCgcaactgtgaaaacaaaaaaacgacttAACCAACTGGGACTGTCTGTCTAAAGGAGTCAGTATTGTAAAGAACCACAAGTGATGCACAAGTCTGTAATCTTATTctgctcttttgtttctttgaattctatttttacatgtattttaacggtaaaaagttgttttagaaGATTTACTGACCAAAAGCTTTTAGAGTGAGGTTTTTAGAGAGGTTTATTCATGTCAGCTACATTTAAGAGAAAAAGCAAGTCAAAAAAGAAGACAGGGTGAAAGCTACCACTTATAATTGAGAGATATAAAATAACTGGCATGACAAATAATTGCCACGAGAAACCACTTTATAATCCACTTTAGTACAAATTTTGTTCCTcaaatttttcctctttttttttttttttttacattttattcatttatttataggACAAACAAAAATAGTAAGTGATCAGACGGCTCAGTCACACGCAGAAACATTTACAAGTCCCCTCTGGCGGGCCTCCATTCACAAGTGCTAACGGAACTCGATGTTTTCTTCATATGTTCAAAGAGGGGAAAAAGTTGAGGACAATAAATTCTGAGAGAGATGATGATGAAACGTTGCGGTAACCCTCACTAACGTGCCATACATGCACTTGGCATGCAGCATCAACTTTTCCTACTTCTGAGCTGGTGAACAATATTCATTAAATTCACtgattgcttgtttttttatctacCAATTGGTAATGATAGACATTTGAAACAGAGTTTGATGCAAAAGGGCTTAAATGGCCTCaagtgagtttttctttttacattttattttcatttttagttaattttttgGGAGTTGAATAGTGTTTTGCGTAATGCAGAGCCCTTTGAAAATGGAACAGTAAAACaagtatttctgtttaattaACCCATCTCTGACAACAGAAATTATGCTTAATAGGGAAGATAAGAGTGAAAGGCAGCCATTCTGTCATGAGCAGCACCCCAGATTGCCATCATGACATGCTAACATGAAGCCCTCAGTGGGCCAATTAACACAGACAGAGAGAGCAGTCAGCGATTTCCTGTGAGACCTGCCAACTTTACCAGCTACTACCATCTTAAACTGGTCTCCATTACGACCACATTTATCTAGATTGCATCAGGCTGGGAGATCTACAAATCTCTCAGAAAAACTCTCATATCATAGCAACAGCACAGGGGCATTTTGCTGAATAGGTCTCTGTAACAGGAATGTCCTTTTTAAATTCTTCATTTCTGACAGACTGACAGTGTTAGGATATTTTTTACCAATTTATCATGGTTTGAATACAAAAGAGCTTCTGCCATCTGCTACTGAGTACAAACAACAACactttctcagaaaaaatgcattggcgtttttttcttttttaaggttGGACTCTAATAGTCCCACTAAACGTGAATATGtgctttttgttaaattaaattcaTCATCAGTTATTCTTCATGTCCTGgagaggaaaatgttttttttttgggaagtaTGGTAATGCCAGACAGATGCAACTCAGCATCTGGGTCGGGGAATTGCTGGACAGGGAGGGGTGGCCTTACAGAAGTGAGCTAAACAGTATGTAGGAAGAGGAGAGAGAAAGATGCAAATCCCATGGCAACAGCAACCAGACAACAAGTCTAAAATAGGGAGCAGTGTCCGCTATTGCTATAGCAACAGAAGAAAAGCTCACTGGCTTGGTTTCAAGATTTGTACATACGTTAAACAAAAGAGTCCAAAACAATAGTGCCATACTTTTGCATATATTGTTCCTTCCTGTggtctttcaaaaaaaataaaaaaaaagtactcaaCAAACATGTTCAGTAAAATTTttaactacatttttattttatatatttatattatattaactatttataaaattatattattttatcagttgtatattaaaatgtttttattttttatttgctgaatgctaatattttatctccttttttttcttgtgttctttaaaaaaaaaaaactagcgtATTAACTATAACATAAAATGTCAAACTATTTTTCAGTTTCGGAATCTGCTTTCCACTCCTGGGTTTGTTTACATGAAACATGtgcaccaaagaaaaaaaaaagaaagtggcaTTTCGCCTTGCCTACAAACGACCAATCATATTTTAGAAAGAACTCAGTCTGACCAATAAGAGAGCGACAATCTGAAccccagcagccaatcacagcGGGTCTGAGCCACTGATGCAACGGAGATGCAACAGCGTCCAACTAAACAACAAAGTGTGTTGTGAATAAAATAGTCCTTCTACAAAAACAATACCGAGCCCCACAGTGGTAAATTACTGTCTTTGAACTACAGAACCACGTTCACTTAAATAAAGTATGTCAGAAGCAACTTTTGGATCAAATCGAGTATCTTACTGTCTTAACAAACCGAAAGCAATAACCCATATCATGTCAAaggggttttaaaaaaacagtttaaccaTTAAAGTTTATGAAGTATTGTTTTGCGGTTTTAACAGAGCAAGCACACGCCCAAATATAACATTTCATCTCTAAAGCTGCATTTTAcaggttgtaaaaaaaataattaaaaagaatcttaaaattatattaattcTCCGCAAAAATGACTTTTGGAGTACTTTGTAAAATAACAAGTGCGTTACTGGGTCTTATGAAGGTTACAGAGGCGGCGGGAGTGCAGCCTCCACCGGTGATCCGCGGAGGAAGGGGCGGAGGGATCCACACGGAGCAGCGGCGCAGCCCGTCCTGATGACGCAGTTGGTTGCTAGGTGTGAAAGAAGTGATGCTTTGTCTGTAAGGTGTGCTTCAGTTTACAAGTCGACCACAACAAAGCAGCATCTCATCTTCTCGTCCTGCGCTGTCCTGGGTGTTCCGAGCTAAAATATGGCTCTTTAGATTTTGCGAGGTGAAGGACCCGAAGAGAAGCCGTGCTTTGCCTTAGCAACGCACCCTCAAGTGCTCTACTGTTTTCTGCAAGAATGGAGTAAGTCTGAACAGTTTCTGATCGTGCTTAGTGTTGTTTTGTTAAAACTTTGAGGTTTAGATGGGAATTTTCTTGCTTtacttacttttttattattttgaatatagttttttttaaagtgtcctCCTGTAGGGATGTTTGTAAAGATTTAGTCTTTGTAAACAACTAATGATGTCAGGTTAATTAAATCAATTTACCAGCACAACGTCCAATTTATTAGCAAAAAACTAATTCTAAACCCCATATTTTGCATTTAGAATTCTAATTTACAGGAGGTTGTTCATACTTTGATAAACAAAACTCTAAGGGTCTCTTGGAAACAATCAGGACATTCTCCTTGTTTTAGTAACAGCTGAAGTGATCAATAGGTcattcatttgaacaaaaaatggTCGGAGGCAGCTGATCTGGATTAATGGGATTTAACCATCTCTCACTTGAGAGTGAGTGTTACTGTGGAGCTTTTTGTCAACAGTTGGGCCCCTGACAGCTCACTTTGGGTCCCAGGTGCTTTGAAGATGTCAACCTTGTTCTGCTTTGAGGCAGTTCAAGTCCCACAGGACACTTTCCCCACCTTTGTTACTGATTGCATCAAATCTGAGGATTGTGTTGAGGAAAAGTTGATCTTGCTGAGTCTATTCACTGTTTTTTTACAGTAGTTCCGCACAAAAGATTTGCATGTTTCAAAAGACACACGTGGGATCCATGTTTTCCAGGCTATCTctaataaataacatttaacgATGTGGAAATAACTTGCTGTTAGACGCTGTTGCGGTATGCTTGTTTGTCCAtcagttgattaaaaaaaaaaaaaagagccggGTCTTAAAATGTCCTGCTAGCCTCtgatccctctttcttcttgcCCTCTAGGTTTCATTATGCTCACCCTGCCCTGCTCTCTGTGGCCCATCTGTCAGACCCTGCTCGCCCTCAGCATATGCTTGGACTTGGACTGAATCAAAGCAGCAAAAGACAAAATGATGGCAACATCAGCTCATGTTTGGAGGAGTCTTCGTGTCTGCCCGGCAGACCCCCACGCTCTCTCTCACCCACAGGCTAAcctcagccaatcacagggGTGCAGGGGGGAGGTGTCAGAGGAGAGTCAGCACTTAATTGGTGAGTTGCAGCAAGtacgtttttttatattttctccaTTTCAGGTGGGTTCAGCACTGCACCACATTCGTCCTTCTCGAACAGTAAGTATAAAACTAGCTATGTCTTTAACTTGAATGTAGCGCAACTTAAATGAAAAACGTGTCACGTCTACCATTGCCGATTGGGTAATGCTTTTACGAAACTGCAGCCTGCACTGCAGAAGAAGGATATCGTCGCgtttgcatgaacatttttatttagctgTAACATTTTCCTCCTTAGGTGATGGTCTCACTGACTGGATGACGGAAGAAGTGGATTTTTCCTCGTACCTCCCAAACCCTCCTTCCCCTCCCTCCTCCACCAATGCCTCCCTTCCCCCGTCACCCCTTCAGAGCGATATTCAGGTGCCCTCTGACTTGGAGGTCATGACCTCTCTGCTGCAAGAGGAACTTGCCCAACTAGAGGACTACTTCCTGTCTGAACCACTGCCAGAGAAAGGACCAAGGCTGGGAAAATGCGACAGGGGGCAACTACCGGCGGCGCCTCAGCCGTTCTGTCAGCTGCCACACTCGTCCTACGGTACATCCAACCAATCGGAGTCCAATCCGCTTCTCGTTACCCTAACAACTGGAGAACTGGACCTGCTGAGCATCTGTGGTGGGCCCATTGGCCGATCCAAAATTCCAAGACACACCCCATACAGCTGTAGTCGCCCCAGTGGATGCGGTAGAAAAAGAGTCCTTGATAGTGTGAGATTAAGTGATGGTTATGACAGCAGCTTTTTGAGCTCCAAAGTTAGTAACTCAGGTAACTCAACCGTTGCCCTTACAGGTAACTACAGTTGTGTGGAGGATGACTCCCTGGCAGGGAAAAGCTACTGTCTGGGTAGTGCAGTCGATGTTCGACGATGTTTGcccaaagaagagaaaaactaTTGCTTTAGTCAAGACATGATAGGTGGTGCAAAGGTTGTTGGTGGTGGATTTGGCTTTGGTGGATCGCTAGACACGGCACTCAGAAAAGAGGATGTCTTGATGTACGGCATGAGGGATGTCAGTGGGAGCGCTGGCAACAGCGAGGTGCTAGGCAGCATCAAGACTAGTGTGGAGGTCACGAAAGCTACTGTTTCATGGAAGAGCGACAGCAGCCATAGTACTTACATTCCACCAACACCACAGTCTGAGGCCTACCATAGCTTTTTAGGAAACATCAACGAACAGGTGAAAAGCGAAGGTCTACATATAGTTCAACCTGATTTGCACGAAAATTACCTTGAGGATCAGGCTGcagattgttttttaatgactagGGAGGGTATGAACCTGGAATCCTCGGGGCACAGACAAGCCTGCAGACTGAAAGAAGACCACTGTGCTGTGAAATACGAAGTAGAGATCATTCCACACGAAGGCGGAGAGCgcaagcaaaagaaaagagatCAAAACAAAACTGCTGCCCACAGGTgagctttctctttttttactaTCTCAGATTTGGTGTTGAGATGATTCCAAAAGTGTTCACCTACACTTTGCTTCATACAGGTATCGCCAGCGAAAAAGGGCGGAGCTAGATTCTTTGGAGGAACAACTGCATTGCCTTGAGGGGCGGAACCGAGAGCTTCGGGACAAAGCGGAGTcggtggaacgggagatccaGTACGTCAAAGACCTGCTGATTGAAGTTTACAAGGCCCGTAGTCAAAGGCTCAAGCAGGACACAACGGTGTGACAGCACATTCCTGCAAGTACACTCAATAGCAGCATCTCCACAAAAAATGCGACACTTTTTTTGGCTTTCAAAGTTTTCtatcatttattttagaatTACAGGAAATGCATGcttcaattatgattatttaagttttttttatttatttttttttttttatatgatgcttccatggctttttttttttacactcgcATCGCTTGAGCCTTCACTGTTGCGTTGCAGTGCTTTAAATGACAATcactttgaaaaacaatttcctccttgtcaatcaaaatgttgaaatattttaaCACCTGAAGAAGCGATGGGATTCATTAAGCaggttaaatatatattttaatagcCTTACATTGAAACTGATGTCAGCGTCACAGCTTTTctacttatttattttcaaattaaaaatatagaaGTTTTCAGTTGTTTGACTCACTGAATgtgtttctcatttttttgtggGTTTATACTTGAATGTTAAAACCATGTTTTAATGCTGAATTATTTTGAAGATACTTTTTATTGTCCTTAATAAGAAATTGCAGTTCATGtcaatatttcaataaaaaaagaaatatttgaaataaacaattcaGAGAGAAAATCAAACTTAAGAAACTCGATTTTGACTGATATTTACTTTTCgatcaaaatatttatttgaagggtattttttttaaatattctgcgGCTcgttaaacaaaaatattctgaTTCTAAATTTGTATTAAAGATGTTTCACATGAATTTAATAACTAAAAACCTTTTGGAAAGTCACTGGAAATGTTTGAGTGATGTAATTTTACATTCCTTTGTTATAAAGTGAGATTTTTCTGTGaaggtattgttttttttctttaaaaatgtacatgtttACCCAATCTGTTCTGCAGCTCAGGATACAGTtcatcattttatgttttaacatcAGCAGATAATCTGGATTagggaaaacatgttttttttcttcattgtttgaCCAttcttttaacagaaaaaaggttcttCAATGTTAGTGAATGTTTGTGGTGTGTTTAGCAGCTGCCCTCTGCATGCCTTTGTATTAATGttccttctctttttctctgcaACTAGAACATTCAGAAATAAGTGGGATCGTTTCTCTAAACTGCTTCAGGCAATAAGTTTTATAAGCCCCTGGCTGATCTGCACTCTTTCTTAGCCACTTTCTTATGTTTAGGGAGTGGTGTGTGTTTATCtgttatcataaaaaaatgaactgaaaacaAATCCCATCATGCtatttgtttttcagcttttacttAAATTCAGAATaattctctttgtttctggTCTAAGAAAATAGCAGCCGCTGTCATTG
The DNA window shown above is from Oryzias latipes chromosome 14, ASM223467v1 and carries:
- the LOC101175499 gene encoding uncharacterized protein LOC101175499 isoform X1; its protein translation is MMATSAHVWRSLRVCPADPHALSHPQANLSQSQGCRGEVSEESQHLIGDGLTDWMTEEVDFSSYLPNPPSPPSSTNASLPPSPLQSDIQVPSDLEVMTSLLQEELAQLEDYFLSEPLPEKGPRLGKCDRGQLPAAPQPFCQLPHSSYGTSNQSESNPLLVTLTTGELDLLSICGGPIGRSKIPRHTPYSCSRPSGCGRKRVLDSVRLSDGYDSSFLSSKVSNSGNSTVALTGNYSCVEDDSLAGKSYCLGSAVDVRRCLPKEEKNYCFSQDMIGGAKVVGGGFGFGGSLDTALRKEDVLMYGMRDVSGSAGNSEVLGSIKTSVEVTKATVSWKSDSSHSTYIPPTPQSEAYHSFLGNINEQVKSEGLHIVQPDLHENYLEDQAADCFLMTREGMNLESSGHRQACRLKEDHCAVKYEVEIIPHEGGERKQKKRDQNKTAAHRYRQRKRAELDSLEEQLHCLEGRNRELRDKAESVEREIQYVKDLLIEVYKARSQRLKQDTTV
- the LOC101175499 gene encoding uncharacterized protein LOC101175499 isoform X2 encodes the protein MTEEVDFSSYLPNPPSPPSSTNASLPPSPLQSDIQVPSDLEVMTSLLQEELAQLEDYFLSEPLPEKGPRLGKCDRGQLPAAPQPFCQLPHSSYGTSNQSESNPLLVTLTTGELDLLSICGGPIGRSKIPRHTPYSCSRPSGCGRKRVLDSVRLSDGYDSSFLSSKVSNSGNSTVALTGNYSCVEDDSLAGKSYCLGSAVDVRRCLPKEEKNYCFSQDMIGGAKVVGGGFGFGGSLDTALRKEDVLMYGMRDVSGSAGNSEVLGSIKTSVEVTKATVSWKSDSSHSTYIPPTPQSEAYHSFLGNINEQVKSEGLHIVQPDLHENYLEDQAADCFLMTREGMNLESSGHRQACRLKEDHCAVKYEVEIIPHEGGERKQKKRDQNKTAAHRYRQRKRAELDSLEEQLHCLEGRNRELRDKAESVEREIQYVKDLLIEVYKARSQRLKQDTTV